The Microtus ochrogaster isolate Prairie Vole_2 unplaced genomic scaffold, MicOch1.0 UNK3, whole genome shotgun sequence region NNNNNNNNNNNNNNNNNNNNNNNNNNNNNNNNNNNNNNNNNNNNNNNNNNNNNNNNNNNNNNNNNNNNNNNNNNNNNNNNNNNNNNNNNNNNNNNNNNNNNNNNNNNNNNNNNNNNNNNNNNNNNNNNNNNNNNNNNNNNNNNNNNNNNNNNNNNNNNNNNNNNNNNNNNNNNNNNNNNNNNNNNNNNNNNNNNNNNNNNNNNNNNNNNNNNNNNNNNNNNNNNNNNNNNNNNNNNNNNNNNNNNNNNNNNNNNNNNNNNNNNNNNNNNNNNNNNNNNNNNNNNNNNNNNNNNNNNNNNNNNNNNNNNNNNNNNNNNNNNNNNNNNNNNNNNNNNNNNNNNNNNNNNNNNNNNNNNNNNNNNNNNNNNNNNNNNNNNNNNNNNNNNNNNNNNNNNNNNNNNNNNNNNNNNNNNNNNNNNNNNNNNNNNNNNNNNNNNNNNNNNNNNNNNNNNNNNNNNNNNNNNNNNNNNNNNNNNNNNNNNNNNNNNNNNNNNNNNNNNNNNNNNNNNNNNNNNNNNNNNNNNNNNNNNNNNNNNNNNNNNNNNNNNNNNNNNNNNNNNNNNNNNNNNNNNNNNNNNNNNNNNNNNNNNNNNNNNNNNNNNNNNNNNNNNNNNNNNNNNNNNNNNNNNNNNNNNNNNNNNNNNNNNNNNNNNNNNNNNNNNNNNNNNNNNNNNNNNNNNNNNNNNNNNNNNNNNNNNNNNNNNNNNNNNNNNNNNNNNNNNNNNNNNNNNNNNNNNNNNNNNNNNNNNNNNNNNNNNNNNNNNNNNNNNNNNNNNNNNNNNNNNNNNNNNNNNNNNNNNNNNNNNNNNNNNNNNNNNNNNNNNNNNNNNNNNNNNNNNNNNNNNNNNNNNNNNNNNNNNNNNNNNNNNNNNNNNNNNNNNNNNNNNNNNNNNNNNNNNNNNNNNNNNNNNNNNNNNNNNNNNNNNNNNNNNNNNNNNNNNNNNNNNNNNNNNNNNNNNNNNNNNNNNNNNNNNNNNNNNNNNNNNNNNNNNNNNNNNNNNNNNNNNNNNNNNNNNNNNNNNNNNNNNNNNNNNNNNNNNNNNNNNNNNNNNNNNNNNNNNNNNNNNNNNNNNNNNNNNNNNNNNNNNNNNNNNNNNNNNNNNNNNNNNNNNNNNNNNNNNNNNNNNNNNNNNNNNNNNNNNNNNNNNNNNNNNNNNNNNNNNNNNNNNNNNNNNNNNNNNNNNNNNNNNNNNNNNNNNNNNNNNNNNNNNNNNNNNNNNNNNNNNNNNNNNNNNNNNNNNNNNNNNNNNNNNNNNNNNNNNNNNNNNNNNNNNNNNNNNNNNNNNNNNNNNNNNNNNNNNNNNNNNNNNNNNNNNNNNNNNNNNNNNNNNNNNNNNNNNNNNNNNNNNNNNNNNNNNNNNNNNNNNNNNNNNNNNNNNNNNNNNNNNNNNNNNNNNNNNNNNNNNNNNNNNNNNNNNNNNNNNNNNNNNNNNNNNNNNNNNNNNNNNNNNNNNNNNNNNNNNNNNNNNNNNNNNNNNNNNNNNNNNNNNNNNNNNNNNNNNNNNNNNNNNNNNNNNNNNNNNNNNNNNNNNNNNNNNNNNNNNNNNNNNNNNNNNNNNNNNNNNNNNNNNNNNNNNNNNNNNNNNNNNNNNNNNNNNNNNNNNNNNNNNNNNNNNNNNNNNNNNNNNNNNNNNNNNNNNNNNNNNNNNNNNNNNNNNNNNNNNNNNNNNNNNNNNNNNNNNNNNNNNNNNNNNNNNNNNNNNNNNNNNNNNNNNNNNNNNNNNNNNNNNNNNNNNNNNNNNNNNNNNNNNNNNNNNNNNNNNNNNGACCAGATGATCTTTTGAACAAGGTCAGAATGAGACATTTTGCCAGTGTGTATGTGCCATTAGTTGGTTAAATTCCCTAAAAATaactcatctttaaaaataggccatttattttttataagaatgGGCATTAAgagcctgaggagatggctcaattggtaaGCTACTTGCCTTGCAGGGACAAGGATTCAAGTTTGTATCCACAGCTcaacatggtgacacatgcctgtcagATCCTAGCCCTGAAGAGACAAAAACAAGAGGatttctggagctcactgaccagcaaAGTGTTGTCAAATCattgagctctgggttcagtgagagaccttgtctcaaaagataaagtggagatggatagaagaagaagataaCCCATATCAACCTTTGGcttacacacacgcacgtgtgtgcgctcactcacacacacacgcatgcatgcatgcatgtatactcaCATGACAATACTTACATATGCATACACCATATACCACACTACATATATGCAAAAAAGAATTTATGTCAAAAATTAGAGTTGAGATGGAAAATACAACAATGAAAGCACTAAGTTCTGGCTGACCCAAATACAGTGTCCCTCCTGATGGAGATGGCACAGTGTGGCAGAGATGAGGAGAAGTAAATGGATCTGATGAAAAGTGAACTAAGAGTATTGGACCCCATTTTTCTGGGACCAAGGTCACCCCTATGCAGAACCAAGTAACGCACTGAAGTGTGTTCAGGTCTGTATAATTTTCCTCGGTGAAGGTCAaagctctttcctcttccagcaCCATTTCCACAGCCCCCATGCACACAGCTAGGGGAGCAGCACCACAACTCAATTGCCTGAGCTTCCCCATAGGGAACTCCAGATGATACAGCAGTGACTCTGTCAAAGGCCAGTGACTGGCTCTGCACAGGGACATTAATCCTAATCTCCCTCCGTGCTCTATCTTATCGTTACATGTATCTCAGATTCGGAAAGAGCCAGCAGGAACATCACCCCACCTTTCTCTAGGATCAACCAAGACTTGCTGACAAACATTCCAAGAGCTGGTATCCCAAGGTCTGTGTACCTTGCCCATAGGGAAGACCAGATAGAAATATGTACACAGCAGTGAGAAAGGGGAAAGACCACAGAGAAGCCACAAGGAGCAGTAGAGACAGTCTGCTCTCAGGGCAGGGAGGCTAATTCTATAAGACTTCCTCTCCTAGAGTCCCACACCCTGTTCCCAATCACTACACAATCAGGGATCAGAAAGAGTGCCATTAGGTTTAACCTTTCATCAAAAGAGGCACAGGCAATTATACCTGCTATCTGACCCTATAACAGGTCTCTGGGTGGCAACctcacccaccacacacagaagacagacaatGCCAGAAGTTGCTGCTCTCTGTGAGCCATGTGTCATCTTGATCTCCTCCCTAAGCTCCAGAAAGACTATGAAGGCAACATAGATTATCTGGACTTGTAGGTCCCAACCAGCCATCGCTGCAAAGGAACTATAGTCCAGCTGTGCTATGAAGTGTAACTGGTGTTCTGGTTGACCCCAACAAATCCGCCCTCCCCTTATTTGTTTATAGGCAGGGAATACACCACTCGACCAGAAAATCATTGGagaattctttgtgaattttgccAGATTGTGTCTTGAGCCAATCAGAACCAAACAGAACTTGGAGGCTAAGGGAGCTCTGATACAAGACCACAACTGTCTTTCTCCATCTGCCCAAACCCTTACTTaagattatgaaaaaaaaaagccttctctAGAGGATTCCTTAGCCTGTCATGCATGAGCCAAGTGGGAACTGATTTTCTCTGGAATGACCAGAAAGTGAAATGGGAAAATGAATGAGTTCAAAGATGGTGACGCAACTGATGGGCACCTTGCTAGTGTTCTGCTAATTCCATGCACTTGTGTGAACTTCAATGAGTGAAGAAGGGACCCCATGGAGCAACTGTGAACATTGGAAAGTATTTATGTTTCGGACTTGGTTAGGTTAGAAATAGCATCCATCTATTAGAAGCAGATTGTCTTTCCTCAGAGACAAAGGCACCACCTAGAGAAGGCTGCAAAACCTCAGAAAATAGCATCACTCTTTCCCAGTGTcaaatccaaacacacacacacacacacacacacacacacacacaattaatgaaGTCAGTGGGTCAGCTGTGGTGGTCCTTTATCTTGCAAGCATCTTTATTTAAAAGTGAGAGTGGCAAGGTATACTGGATGCTGGTTAGATATCTTTGCATTGTTTCTTCAGCATTTTAAGTTCAAATTTCCACGGTTTGGATCtaacaataaaaatgcaaaacaccatctaaaaaagacaagaataaaattaattaggGAGCTATGGAGAAGGCATAGTAAGGTACCTGAATTTAGATCCCGAGCACCCATGTGAACAATTCAGCCATAGCTTCACACCTGTATAACCCAAGCACAAggtgagcagagacaggcagagcccagTAGCCAACCAGTCTACCAATCAATGAGCTCAATGAGAGAACTTATTCCCCCAAATAAGGTAGAGAATGgtccacatgtacatgtgcatatacataaaaacacacagagttATATACCCctagagagagatggggagggggacagagTGTGTGTTAGtatgaaaaaagggaaaatgacacAAGTCCCTTCTTCCAGGTCCCAGGATTTAACTTAAGAAGACTAAGAGAATGAGTTGAGCATACCCATTGCACTGTGTGAATGGTCAATCTCGATCCTTAAGACAGATCCTGTGTTAAGATTCTGAACACAGGAAATGTTTGACCTTTCAAGTCTGCCTCCAGTTACAACCCATTTTCCTGTGATCGACAGAGGCCCTCTGCTGTGCCTAGATCCCAGTGGATCCTATTTTGTGGAATCAATGAAACTAGAACAGCACAGAGCCATGTGCTTCTCAGAGAACGTAGAAAATCTGTCCAGACACCAAGCAAAAACATCCTTCATGGGGAGAACCTCAGAGAGATGTGTGGCCCGGTCTCAGAAGGGCAGCTCCCGCTCGTGATGGGCAATGAGCACCCTTGTGTTTCTAGTCTCTCTCCTAAAAACTCACGTTaacttagaataaaaataaaaagttgaaataCCTCTATGGCATCAAAAGTGAATGATACATGAATAATATCCTTAAGCAAAGATGACCAAGAAATTGCATCAAAATACGCATCATgcataacaatttaaaaagaagagagaataaaagctTCGATTTATAGGAATCTCTATGAAGGTTATCTTGACCTAGATGGGGCCCAAAGTCACTCCTGGAAGTGAGAAACTGGACAATTATCAAGAgtcccatggggctggagagatggctcagcggttaagagcattgcctgctcttccaaaggtcctgagttcaattcccggcaaccacatggtggctcacaaccatctgtaatgaggtctggtgccctcttctggtctgcaggcatacaggctgacagaacactgtatacataatgagtaaataaataaatatttttaaaaaagaatcccagAAGGACCCACACTACCATTTTTATCTCTAGTACAATTTCATGAAGTTTTAGAATAcatttatgtacacatacacaaccTAATTCACTTATACAACACTAACTGAGATCTACCActaatgctgctgctgctgctgctgctgctgctgctgctgctgctgctgctgctgctgctactactactactactgcaACTGCAACTCCTACTACTACTATTGataatggtaatgatgatgatgataaaatattatttttaataataataaaacgaTTTTCCCTCTATGACTTTGTACCAGAGAAGCCTCAAACAGAAGGAATGAAGCTTGAGTAGCTCCAGCTTTATCAGCCATCCTCTGTGAGGCACTGCACCTATGATAGTGAGTGACCCACCATTCTGGAATATTCCTGCCAGTATACACCATAGGAGCAGAGTGATTGTTCAGAAGAACTCTATCCAGAATTCACAATGGCATGAAATAATGAACTGGCTTTGCTTGAAGCCTACTTTCATGTGTAATATACATGTCCCCCtctatgtgtgcttgtatgtatatgtgtgtcttccTGGTTGTTtgagcatgtatatatgtatgtatatgtcttgTACAATGGAGTAGGATGGTGTCAATGATGGATAATAGAAACATCTCAGGTCTGAagtctggctcctacagtctcaAACAGCACAGAGTTTAAATAAGAAACTAGCAAATGTGTTAGACCCGGCCTCACAGTGTTCTTTTTACAGAGGTAAGACAGGGGCCATTTCTCTCATGTCACTTACATACCTTTTTCATTTTAGGATTTTGTTGAAGCaagcagttttcattttctccaacaCTTTTCTTGCACATTGTCCGGGCAATGTTTACTTCAAGATAGTACTCCAgactgtctgtaatctgtcaatgaGTCATACAAGTTAAATGTCATAGAAGAAACCAGCACCAAGTAACCCCTCTCTCTGGTAAGCCAATGTGCCATTGGCTTCTTAGGGCTAGTCTATCTTTCCTGCTCTTCCTTGACTCCATATCTCCTGGCAGAAGTTTTGAGATTATTTGAgggaattctttgttttttttttaaattgcgtTTTgacatctgtttattttattttattttttatttatttatcaatgatttctgcctcctccccgccactgcctcccatttccctccccctccccagatcaagtcacCCTCTTGAGGGAATTCTTATCTTGACAtctttctcatttccctctcacaattgttttatatttgcttattgatcttttttggttttttggtttctctgtagctttggagcctttcctggaactagctcttgtagaccaggctgacctcaaactcacagaaatctgcctgcctctgccttccaagtgctgggatgaaaagcatgtgccaccaccacctggctgacatTACTTTGTTATtgcgtgtatacatgtatatggtatatgtatgtattcatgtagGTAGGTATATTCGTGCATATGAGCGCCTGCATGCACCAAGAGGCCACAGGTTGATGTCTCCTTGGGTcactttcactgaacctggagctcattgattttgCTAAGCTAGATGACAAAAAAAGATTCAGGGGTCCCACTGCCCCAAGAGCCGTGCACTGTCATGTCCAACATATAAATAgatgctggagatcaaattcaggtcctcacttTACCAAGCCCCCTTCTTAGCCCCtgggtttttacttttaaatagcaAGGATCCTgagaaggaaacaaggaaatTAAAAAGAGTATTCTCCAGTGAGAACTAACCATAGAGACATCTTTTGGCCTTGTTTCCATTCCTATGTAGTAGCTCTCCCTGACACTAATCTTTGTCCCCAAAAAAAGACCAAGGGAAAAGGAATTAGGAGCACACACTGCACCTACCTGCTCCTGAGATTTTAAGATGTTCACCACCTTGAAATTGTACTGGTCCTTGCTGGCCTTGTTATACTCTTTCATGGCATAccagagtgcttgctgcacataGACATAGGTTTCGGGGATGTCTTCAAATGGCCTCACAATCTTCGGTGAGCCCCAGGCTTGGACCCTCCTAGACACAAGGCCCACTGTGATCACCAGGAACAGCAAGGCCTGTAATAATCTGGCCATGGCATCTCATTGAAGGAGACACATgccaaattcttttcttctttctagagcTGGTGTGGATGTAGCCAGTAAGGCCCTGCTGCCTCCACAGGTCAAACAATCCTTTCACCTCAACTCCTGACACTGCTGTAGGTTAAAAGGAAGGGATGTCTGTTAACATCATTATGATACTGTACTATAACGAGAAATACATATTTGATttccactcccccaccccatatTTCTATCATTAGAACCCTGGTATTCCTGAGTGATGGTGAGAGAAATACATATACTATAGCAAGTCCTTTTCAGCCATGTAGAAGTTAACTCTTGGTGGGCCCTTTGGTAACAAAAAAGACAGAACTCATTGCCTGAGATTCTATACAGGCCTTAAaggctgtgtccccagaaccTCCCCCATTGGCTGGGCAGCTAATTAGAACTCAGACCTTCTTGCTATCCTGAGACTTGTCAGGCCCTGTGTCTCTTATGTCACTCACTCGTTGCCATCTTCCATGGGGGTTGAATACTGAGTGGCCCCTTTACGAGGAAGGAAAATGAGCTTAGTAAGAAGCCAAGAAAATGCCTAAGGCTGCTTGATGGAGGCTTCCAGGCTAACCACTGCTGGTCCCACCCTGTTAACCTACCTCAATCTAGGAGACATTCGCATGTTAAGTCACAACCTGGAATACATATGTGCTTTGGAGGTTATCCCATCTTACCAGAGAAGATAAATTGAGTTGAAATATCTAAGCTCTGGGCAAACTGGTTAAGGCATGCACAGTATAGACAGTAGCAAACAGCTTAAGAGACACTGCAGGATTCTTGAGAAGTGGGAAGGCTACACTTAGGTGGTGCATAGAATGTGCTGGCAGactgactttgttgactccccatgggaggccttatcctgaggagcagatggggatgGAGTGGTGAGGAggggggagtggaaggaggggagagaggggcaactgtggttagtatgttaaaaaaaaatatttgaaataaaaagaaagaatttaatggCAGAACTAAGAGACATGCATCTGGCACTGAGTGTGAGCATGATACATATAACCAGGGTACTTCTGAGGTTTTAATCCACCCACTCTCTGACAACATCATTCTGGCCCCGTGCATCTTCTCCATAGGTGATGTTCATCTACTGATGCAGCAGGCTCTCTCAAGTGGacaactgtgtttcttttttgatgtGTTACAGGTGAATCAGAGCTAACTGGTCAGTGAGTCTTtgtgttctctgttctctggaTTACTTTCCTGGCTCTCGAAGACCACCCTGGATACTCTTTTCTGTACCATGTCTAAACTAAGCTCTTAGCCATGCTGCTGATCTTTGGGCCTTAAAGAAACTGCTCTGCCCCATAACAGGTACCTGTGTCTGCAGTGAAGACGAAGATTAAACGGCCTCTAGCCCCAGGTTGTTCTCCATCACCATTCCAGCTCAGGCATCTGTGGGAGTTTAAGTCCCAGGTGCTTCTGGCCTATGACTCCACTCTCCTACCAGGTGGTCATACCTGCATCCCTTTGTGAGGTAAGCCAGCCTCTCTGATGCCGTTTTAGTCAGGATACCTCAGACAACCCCATCAACCTCTGGCCCACTGCTCTTGTGTGGCGTAGGAGGcttttctgttcatgtgttgctttcattggctaatgaataaagaaactgctttgggcctgatagggcagaacttaggtaagcggagaagacagaactggatgcttggaagaagagcagagtgggagaagtcatggatcttctgcctgagatggatgctggttagaatcttgccagtaagccacagtcacatggcaatacacagattaatagaaatgggttaaattaagatgtaagaattagccaataagaacctagagctaatgggccaagcaatgttttaatgaatacagtttctgtgtaaatatttcgggtgtaagctagccgggacaaacaaagggccccccTCACCCCTTGCAACACTTGTATTGTAGGGAGATATAAACAAAACTATATATTCGTTCCAGCTAGGAAACCAAAagcagaaaaagtaaaaacaccCCCAAAGACAAACTTGGTAAACCAATAAGTTTTATTAGGGTTACTTGCAGAAATATAAGTGAGGGCTTTCTCATAGGAGTAGAAaggactcaaagaca contains the following coding sequences:
- the LOC101979438 gene encoding cystatin-13, with translation MARLLQALLFLVITVGLVSRRVQAWGSPKIVRPFEDIPETYVYVQQALWYAMKEYNKASKDQYNFKVVNILKSQEQITDSLEYYLEVNIARTMCKKSVGENENCLLQQNPKMKKMVFCIFIVRSKPWKFELKMLKKQCKDI